One genomic segment of Pedobacter endophyticus includes these proteins:
- a CDS encoding nucleotidyltransferase family protein yields the protein MKPTLLILAAGMASRYGSMKQIDGFGPNGETIIDYSIYDAINAGFGKVVFIIKEEFVENFKSIFEPKLNGRIETDYVFQNFDLTQFGIEEEIYREKPWGTAHAILSGRKVVKEPFCVINADDYYGFDAFKKMVDFLTTEATDSNYSIIGYEIGKTLSEFGAVSRGVCKVDASGNLEEIVERTKVYPKDGKIFYEEDGEEFPLSFDTPVSMNFWGFTPAVFNITEKLFVEFAQANKDKPKAEFFIPLIGESLVKSGQATFKVVPTSNKWFGVTYKEDKPYVQDSINQLVENGTYPEKLWS from the coding sequence ATGAAACCTACCCTATTAATATTGGCTGCAGGTATGGCAAGCCGTTACGGAAGTATGAAACAGATTGATGGATTTGGACCTAATGGTGAAACCATCATCGATTACTCGATATATGATGCAATTAACGCCGGATTTGGCAAAGTTGTATTCATCATCAAAGAAGAATTTGTAGAAAATTTTAAATCGATTTTCGAGCCTAAATTGAACGGAAGAATTGAAACTGATTACGTTTTTCAGAATTTCGATTTAACTCAATTTGGTATCGAAGAAGAAATTTACAGAGAAAAGCCCTGGGGAACTGCCCATGCAATTTTATCTGGAAGAAAAGTGGTTAAAGAACCATTTTGTGTAATCAACGCCGACGATTATTATGGATTTGACGCTTTTAAAAAGATGGTCGATTTCTTAACCACCGAGGCTACAGATAGCAATTACTCTATTATAGGCTATGAGATCGGAAAAACACTTTCGGAGTTTGGCGCCGTGTCTCGCGGTGTTTGCAAGGTAGACGCATCAGGCAATTTAGAAGAAATTGTAGAACGGACAAAGGTTTATCCAAAAGACGGAAAAATCTTTTACGAAGAAGATGGTGAGGAATTTCCACTGAGCTTCGATACCCCGGTTTCGATGAACTTTTGGGGCTTTACTCCCGCGGTTTTCAACATTACGGAAAAGCTTTTCGTTGAATTTGCACAGGCAAACAAGGACAAGCCAAAAGCTGAATTTTTTATTCCATTAATAGGCGAAAGTCTGGTAAAAAGTGGTCAGGCAACCTTTAAAGTTGTGCCTACATCAAATAAATGGTTTGGCGTAACCTATAAAGAAGATAAACCTTATGTTCAGGACAGTATAAACCAATTGGTTGAAAACGGAACGTACCCGGAAAAACTATGGAGTTAA
- a CDS encoding phosphotransferase enzyme family protein, protein MELNLDSEVLSAYGYTKEDTEITQIGTGLINRTYLLAPVSAHKKFILQNINTAVFKNPQTIATNLKAVGSYLKSNYSDYLFIEPVSTIDGEEMAFVKGAYWRMLPFVPDTVSLDVLTDPKQAYEAAKQFGKLSRLLNNFDASMLEDTIPRFHDLDLRFEQFSTVLTETSDELKELAKTEIDGALRHRYILDHFKSYSHRTDFPDRVMHHDTKISNVLLNDRTFTGVCVIDLDTIMPGKFVSDLGDMMRTYLCAFSENETDLSKIKIRLPYFEATVKGYLSEMKDILTPTEKELILFSGRYIIYMQALRFLTDFLNGDVYYPINYPTQNLDRAKNQFALLHELSVNEKELQDIIEANL, encoded by the coding sequence ATGGAGTTAAATTTAGATTCCGAAGTTTTAAGCGCCTACGGATACACTAAAGAAGATACAGAAATAACACAAATAGGTACGGGTTTAATTAACCGTACTTATTTGCTTGCGCCTGTATCTGCCCATAAAAAATTTATACTTCAAAACATTAATACAGCGGTATTTAAAAATCCGCAGACCATTGCAACCAACCTCAAAGCTGTTGGAAGTTACCTGAAATCAAACTATAGCGACTACCTGTTTATTGAGCCCGTTTCGACAATTGATGGCGAGGAAATGGCCTTTGTAAAGGGAGCATACTGGCGCATGCTTCCTTTTGTGCCCGATACGGTTTCGTTAGATGTTTTAACCGATCCAAAGCAAGCATACGAAGCAGCCAAACAATTCGGCAAACTGAGCCGTTTGTTGAACAACTTTGATGCATCGATGCTGGAAGATACCATTCCGCGCTTTCACGATCTGGATTTACGCTTCGAGCAGTTCAGCACTGTTTTAACTGAAACATCAGACGAGCTGAAAGAACTGGCAAAAACCGAAATAGATGGCGCCTTAAGACATAGGTACATTCTTGACCATTTTAAATCGTATTCACATCGCACCGATTTCCCGGACCGCGTAATGCACCATGATACGAAAATCAGCAACGTATTATTAAACGATAGAACATTTACCGGTGTTTGCGTTATAGATTTAGATACCATTATGCCAGGCAAATTTGTTTCGGATTTGGGCGACATGATGCGGACGTATTTATGTGCTTTTTCTGAAAATGAAACGGATTTGAGCAAGATTAAAATCCGCTTGCCTTACTTTGAAGCTACCGTTAAGGGTTATTTATCAGAAATGAAGGATATCTTAACTCCTACCGAAAAAGAACTTATCTTATTTTCTGGCCGATATATCATCTATATGCAGGCGTTGCGGTTTTTAACCGATTTCTTGAATGGCGATGTCTACTACCCTATCAATTACCCGACGCAAAATCTGGATCGGGCCAAAAATCAATTTGCTTTACTTCACGAGCTATCGGTAAACGAGAAGGAATTACAAGATATTATTGAGGCGAATTTATGA
- the dnaK gene encoding molecular chaperone DnaK encodes MGKIIGIDLGTTNSCVSVMEGNEPVVIANSEGKRTTPSIVAFAENGERKVGEPAKRQAITNPTKTIYSIKRFMGNSFDESAKEAGRIPYKVVKGDNNTPRVEIDDRKYTPQEISAMILQKMKKTAEDFLGQEVTEAVITVPAYFNDAQRQATKEAGEIAGLSVKRIINEPTAAALAYGLDKAHKDMKIVVFDCGGGTHDVSVLELGDGVFEVKSTDGDTHLGGDDFDHVIIDWLTDEFKSENSMDLSKDPMALQRLKEAAEKAKIELSSTTSTEINLPYITADASGPKHLVRTLSRAKFEQLADSLIKRTIEPCKSALKNAGLSTSDIDEIILVGGSTRIPAIQDAVKAFFGKEPSKGVNPDEVVAIGAAIQGGVLTGDVKDVLLLDVTPLSLGIETMGGVMTKLIESNTTIPTKKSETFSTAADNQPSVEIHILQGERPMAAQNRTIGRFILDGIPPAPRGVPQIEVSFDIDANGILHVSAKDKATGKEQKIRIEASSGLTDAEIQKMKQEAEANAEADAKAKEEVDKINAADALIFSTEKQLKEFGEKLSADKKAPIESGLEKLKAAHASRNFADIDAAQAELQNAWNAASEEMYKAGEQPQGGEQPQADGQPQGGGDNVTDVDFEEVKEDDKK; translated from the coding sequence ATGGGAAAAATTATTGGAATAGACTTAGGAACAACAAACTCTTGCGTGAGCGTAATGGAGGGCAATGAGCCTGTAGTTATTGCGAACAGCGAGGGTAAACGTACTACACCGTCTATTGTTGCTTTTGCAGAAAACGGTGAGCGTAAAGTTGGCGAGCCTGCTAAACGTCAGGCTATAACCAACCCAACAAAAACAATATATTCAATTAAGCGCTTTATGGGAAACAGCTTCGACGAAAGTGCGAAAGAGGCTGGACGTATTCCTTACAAAGTTGTTAAAGGCGACAACAACACGCCACGTGTTGAAATCGACGATAGAAAATATACTCCACAGGAAATTTCTGCGATGATTCTTCAGAAAATGAAGAAAACTGCTGAGGATTTCTTGGGTCAGGAAGTTACTGAAGCGGTTATTACTGTGCCAGCTTACTTTAACGATGCGCAACGTCAGGCTACTAAAGAGGCTGGTGAAATTGCAGGTTTATCTGTAAAACGTATCATTAACGAACCTACTGCTGCAGCTTTGGCTTATGGCTTGGATAAAGCACATAAAGACATGAAAATTGTTGTGTTTGACTGTGGTGGTGGTACGCATGACGTTTCTGTATTGGAGTTGGGCGATGGTGTTTTTGAAGTAAAATCTACTGATGGTGATACGCACCTTGGTGGTGATGACTTTGACCACGTAATTATCGATTGGTTAACTGACGAATTTAAATCGGAAAACAGCATGGACCTTTCTAAGGATCCGATGGCTTTACAACGTTTAAAAGAAGCTGCTGAGAAAGCTAAGATCGAGTTATCAAGCACAACCTCTACCGAAATTAACTTGCCTTATATTACTGCTGATGCCAGCGGCCCGAAACACTTAGTGCGTACGTTAAGCCGTGCTAAATTTGAGCAATTGGCCGATAGCTTAATCAAACGCACTATCGAACCTTGTAAATCAGCTTTGAAAAATGCGGGTTTAAGCACAAGCGATATCGACGAGATTATTTTAGTTGGTGGTTCAACTCGTATTCCTGCTATTCAGGATGCTGTTAAAGCTTTCTTTGGTAAAGAACCAAGCAAAGGTGTTAACCCTGATGAAGTTGTGGCAATTGGTGCTGCTATTCAAGGTGGTGTGTTAACTGGCGATGTGAAAGATGTATTGTTGCTAGATGTTACGCCTTTATCGTTAGGTATTGAAACAATGGGTGGTGTGATGACCAAATTAATTGAGTCGAACACTACGATACCAACCAAAAAATCGGAAACATTCTCAACTGCAGCTGATAACCAGCCATCTGTAGAGATCCACATTTTACAAGGCGAGCGCCCAATGGCTGCTCAAAACCGTACAATTGGTCGCTTTATTTTAGATGGTATTCCACCAGCACCTCGTGGTGTGCCTCAGATAGAAGTATCGTTCGATATTGATGCTAACGGTATTTTACATGTAAGTGCAAAGGATAAAGCTACTGGTAAAGAGCAAAAAATCCGTATCGAAGCTTCTTCAGGTTTAACTGATGCTGAAATTCAGAAAATGAAGCAAGAAGCTGAAGCAAACGCCGAAGCTGATGCAAAAGCTAAAGAAGAAGTTGATAAAATCAATGCTGCTGATGCTTTAATCTTCTCTACGGAGAAACAATTGAAAGAGTTTGGTGAAAAATTATCTGCTGATAAAAAAGCACCAATCGAATCGGGTTTAGAGAAATTAAAAGCAGCACATGCTTCTCGTAACTTTGCAGACATCGATGCAGCGCAAGCTGAATTACAAAATGCCTGGAACGCAGCGTCAGAAGAAATGTACAAAGCCGGTGAGCAACCTCAAGGTGGTGAACAACCACAAGCTGATGGTCAGCCTCAAGGTGGCGGCGATAACGTTACTGATGTTGATTTTGAAGAAGTAAAGGAAGACGATAAGAAATAG
- a CDS encoding DUF1304 domain-containing protein: MMHLPAEIFIGIVAMIHIYILWLEMFAWTTSAPKVFKTIPKDLFVPTKTLAANQGLYNGFLAAGLIWSLCINDRQWQLYVAVFFLTCVIIAGIYGAATASKKILYVQSIPALVALILLHL, from the coding sequence ATGATGCATTTACCAGCAGAAATTTTCATCGGTATTGTCGCCATGATACACATCTACATTTTATGGCTAGAAATGTTCGCCTGGACAACGAGCGCACCGAAAGTGTTTAAAACCATTCCTAAAGATCTGTTTGTGCCTACAAAAACGCTAGCGGCCAACCAGGGATTGTATAACGGTTTTTTGGCAGCAGGCTTAATCTGGTCGCTCTGCATAAACGATCGTCAATGGCAATTGTATGTTGCCGTATTCTTCTTAACCTGTGTAATCATTGCCGGAATTTACGGTGCAGCAACAGCCAGTAAAAAAATCCTATACGTACAATCGATACCCGCATTAGTAGCGTTGATCTTATTGCATTTGTAA
- a CDS encoding murein L,D-transpeptidase catalytic domain-containing protein, producing MKNALFFILLITLYSFKPQAHQKISESKISAALAFCQKDNMDTSLVIMIDMSIHSGKNRLFVYDFEKEAVIIEGLCAHGVGRGSTATKPVFSNEVGSNCTSLGKFSVKGRSYSNWGINIHYKMYGLEKTNSNAFKRIVVLHSYTPVPNKEIYPQTLFGQSAGCPVLSDATMKKIDDLLKTKKKPVLLWIYT from the coding sequence ATGAAAAACGCTCTATTTTTTATTCTTCTTATTACCCTTTACAGCTTTAAACCACAAGCACATCAAAAAATAAGCGAATCGAAAATCAGTGCTGCATTAGCGTTCTGCCAAAAAGATAATATGGACACTTCTCTCGTCATCATGATTGATATGAGCATTCATTCGGGCAAAAACAGGCTTTTTGTTTACGATTTTGAGAAAGAAGCAGTCATTATTGAGGGGCTTTGCGCTCATGGCGTAGGCCGTGGAAGTACAGCAACCAAGCCAGTGTTCAGCAATGAGGTAGGAAGCAACTGCACCTCCCTGGGAAAGTTTAGCGTTAAAGGCCGCTCGTATAGCAATTGGGGAATCAACATCCACTATAAAATGTATGGGTTGGAAAAAACAAACAGCAATGCTTTTAAAAGAATAGTTGTCTTGCATTCCTACACACCAGTTCCTAATAAAGAAATTTATCCCCAAACCTTATTCGGACAAAGTGCTGGCTGCCCGGTTTTATCAGATGCTACGATGAAAAAAATCGATGATTTATTAAAGACCAAGAAAAAGCCAGTCTTGCTTTGGATTTATACTTGA
- a CDS encoding class I SAM-dependent methyltransferase: MVFSAQIEQFISAIETSMAAQNFVKISLGNYKGDDEALKQILVRRVVIKREDKLAFTFRYKTRDVVKNFAPNEGVNLIAEYLHTGFKIGTLFTTEKDLIFEELNNGKIVLREVKATVKEVPKVSHDKEKSRLIRSESKRYLTELKITDEDGKVFKNAQDKFRQINHYIEILSSLIKELPEGTIKKVADMGSGKGYLTFALYDYLHSALKLDAEVVGVEFRKDMVDLCNAVAGKSGFDQLNFVEGTIEGYNAENVNLLIALHACDTATDDAIFKGIKANAELIVVAPCCHKQIRREIEQHKVKNDVTFLTKYGIFLERQAEMVTDGIRALILEYFGYKTKVFEFISDAHTPKNVLVVGVRKAESPKPKDQSERQAEVLQKIRASKAYFGIGYHHLEKLLEL, from the coding sequence ATGGTATTTTCAGCACAGATAGAACAGTTTATTTCAGCCATAGAAACGAGCATGGCCGCCCAAAACTTCGTGAAAATTTCTTTGGGAAATTATAAAGGCGATGATGAAGCTTTAAAGCAAATTCTTGTAAGAAGGGTTGTAATAAAACGCGAAGATAAACTGGCCTTTACCTTTCGGTACAAAACCCGCGATGTGGTCAAAAACTTTGCGCCGAATGAAGGCGTGAATTTGATTGCTGAATATTTGCATACCGGATTTAAGATCGGAACGCTTTTTACAACCGAGAAAGACTTAATTTTTGAGGAATTAAACAATGGGAAAATTGTGCTAAGGGAAGTAAAAGCTACTGTAAAAGAAGTGCCCAAAGTGAGCCACGATAAAGAGAAATCTCGATTGATTAGGTCCGAATCGAAAAGATATTTAACGGAGCTGAAGATTACAGATGAAGACGGAAAAGTGTTTAAGAATGCGCAGGATAAGTTCCGTCAGATTAATCATTATATCGAAATATTAAGTTCGCTAATTAAAGAGTTGCCCGAAGGTACAATTAAAAAAGTTGCCGATATGGGCTCGGGCAAGGGTTATTTAACCTTTGCTCTGTACGATTATTTGCACTCTGCTTTGAAGTTGGATGCCGAAGTTGTGGGCGTTGAGTTTCGAAAAGATATGGTTGATTTATGCAATGCCGTTGCGGGGAAATCGGGCTTTGATCAACTAAATTTCGTTGAGGGAACAATTGAGGGCTATAATGCTGAAAATGTAAATTTGTTAATTGCACTTCATGCCTGCGATACGGCTACCGACGACGCCATTTTTAAAGGCATTAAGGCCAATGCCGAATTAATTGTGGTTGCTCCGTGCTGCCATAAGCAAATCCGTAGAGAAATTGAGCAGCATAAAGTTAAGAACGATGTAACGTTTTTAACAAAATATGGTATATTTTTAGAGCGTCAGGCAGAAATGGTTACCGATGGAATCCGTGCGCTGATCCTCGAATATTTCGGATATAAAACGAAGGTTTTTGAATTCATTTCTGATGCGCACACGCCCAAGAATGTGCTTGTGGTTGGAGTTAGAAAGGCTGAAAGCCCAAAACCTAAAGACCAAAGCGAAAGGCAGGCAGAAGTTTTGCAAAAAATTAGAGCGAGCAAAGCTTATTTCGGTATCGGTTACCATCATTTAGAAAAGTTGTTGGAGCTGTAG
- a CDS encoding GMC family oxidoreductase — MSDFQIKKSPTVYDAIVVGSGAGGGMAAYVLANAGQKVLMLEAGQYFDPRLDSHQLKWPWESPRRGAGTVRPFGDFDASYGGWELEGEPYTQKNKTEFEWFRSRMLGGRTNHWGRISLRMGPQDFKPTDGLTDPWPITYADVKPFYDKVDRMIGIYGTVEGIENEPDGIFMKPPKPRLNELFIKKGAEKAGVKVITGRGAVMTEAIKGNNDRAPCFYCGQCGRSCKVYGDFSASSCLVIPAVKTGNLTVITDAMVREVITDKDGTAKGVSYVNRKDLQEYQVNGKLVILGASACESARILLNSKSSAHPGGLANSSGVVGKYLHDSTGAGVYGFLPQLMDRKRYNEDGLGSVHIYSPWWLDNKKLNFPRGYHIEYGGGLGMPSYGFGSGMDKLNGMVPDRNGKMKEAGGYGKSLKDDYRRFYGTSVGMAGRGTAIARADNYCEIDPNMVDKYGIPVLRFNYTWAKEEILQAKHMQETFLSIMKEMGAVVTSKIHGPETNYGLLNPGKIIHEVGTIRMGDDPKKSALNKYCQAHDCKNLFVVDAGPFVQQGDKNATWTILALSMRTAEYILAQKKKQTI, encoded by the coding sequence ATGAGTGACTTTCAGATAAAAAAATCGCCTACGGTTTACGATGCCATTGTTGTTGGCTCGGGCGCTGGCGGCGGAATGGCGGCATACGTTCTGGCAAATGCCGGCCAAAAGGTTTTAATGCTCGAAGCCGGACAATACTTCGATCCCCGTTTAGATTCTCACCAATTGAAATGGCCCTGGGAATCGCCGCGACGTGGCGCAGGAACAGTAAGGCCCTTTGGCGATTTTGATGCTTCGTACGGAGGCTGGGAGTTGGAGGGCGAACCTTATACGCAGAAAAACAAAACGGAATTCGAGTGGTTTCGCTCACGGATGCTTGGTGGCCGTACCAACCATTGGGGCAGGATCTCTTTAAGGATGGGGCCACAGGATTTTAAACCAACGGATGGATTGACAGACCCCTGGCCTATTACTTACGCAGATGTTAAGCCTTTTTACGATAAAGTAGATCGCATGATCGGGATTTACGGAACGGTTGAAGGAATAGAAAACGAGCCTGACGGTATTTTTATGAAACCGCCGAAGCCACGCTTAAACGAGTTATTTATTAAAAAAGGCGCCGAAAAAGCTGGCGTAAAAGTAATTACAGGCCGCGGAGCTGTTATGACAGAGGCAATAAAGGGAAACAACGATCGTGCACCTTGTTTCTATTGCGGCCAGTGTGGCCGAAGTTGCAAGGTTTATGGCGATTTCTCGGCATCATCGTGCCTCGTTATTCCAGCGGTAAAAACGGGTAACTTGACCGTAATTACCGACGCGATGGTTCGTGAGGTAATTACCGATAAAGACGGCACGGCAAAAGGCGTTTCGTACGTGAATAGAAAAGATTTGCAAGAATATCAGGTGAACGGAAAACTGGTTATTTTGGGTGCCAGTGCATGCGAATCGGCCCGAATTCTCCTTAATTCAAAGTCATCAGCGCATCCCGGCGGCCTGGCAAACAGCAGCGGCGTAGTCGGAAAATACCTTCACGATTCTACAGGGGCTGGCGTTTACGGTTTTCTACCGCAATTAATGGATAGAAAACGTTATAACGAAGATGGGCTCGGAAGTGTTCACATTTACTCTCCGTGGTGGCTTGATAACAAAAAATTAAACTTCCCAAGGGGATATCATATCGAATATGGTGGTGGCTTAGGCATGCCTTCTTATGGATTTGGTAGCGGCATGGACAAACTGAACGGCATGGTGCCCGACAGAAATGGCAAAATGAAAGAAGCTGGCGGATATGGCAAATCTTTAAAAGATGATTATCGCCGCTTTTATGGCACAAGCGTTGGTATGGCCGGCCGTGGAACTGCAATTGCCAGAGCCGACAATTATTGCGAAATCGATCCCAATATGGTCGATAAATATGGCATACCTGTGTTGAGGTTCAACTACACCTGGGCAAAAGAAGAAATTTTGCAGGCGAAACACATGCAAGAAACTTTCTTATCCATTATGAAAGAAATGGGCGCCGTAGTAACCTCAAAAATTCATGGCCCCGAAACCAATTACGGCTTATTAAATCCCGGAAAAATCATTCACGAGGTTGGAACAATTCGCATGGGCGACGACCCTAAAAAATCTGCACTGAATAAGTATTGCCAGGCACACGACTGCAAGAATTTGTTTGTTGTTGATGCCGGCCCTTTTGTACAGCAGGGTGATAAAAATGCAACCTGGACCATCCTGGCCCTCTCAATGCGAACTGCAGAATATATTTTAGCTCAAAAGAAAAAACAAACCATTTAA
- a CDS encoding gluconate 2-dehydrogenase subunit 3 family protein → MNRRDSIKALGLTALSTAVLVEACKQPENTSDKPIPVEEPKVEAGREQWEVERDKALKSVKYFSDHEMATITVLADIIIPKDDVSGSASDAKVPEFIEFIVKDIPEHKIPMRGGLKWLDIYCFNKFQKSFVEASATEQIAIVDEIAYPNKAKPEVQPGVVFFNRMRDLTASGFYTTEMGVKDIGYVGNSPNQWAGVPADVLKQYGMQNVTI, encoded by the coding sequence ATGAACAGACGAGATTCCATAAAGGCTTTGGGCTTAACCGCTTTGAGTACAGCTGTACTGGTTGAAGCCTGTAAACAGCCCGAAAATACGAGTGACAAACCGATTCCTGTTGAGGAACCAAAGGTAGAGGCCGGACGCGAGCAGTGGGAGGTAGAAAGAGATAAAGCGCTCAAATCTGTAAAATATTTCAGCGATCACGAAATGGCTACCATAACGGTTTTAGCTGATATTATTATTCCAAAAGATGACGTTTCGGGCAGTGCGTCAGACGCTAAAGTACCTGAGTTTATTGAGTTTATTGTTAAGGATATTCCCGAACATAAGATACCGATGCGCGGCGGCTTAAAATGGCTGGATATTTATTGCTTCAACAAGTTTCAAAAATCTTTTGTCGAAGCGTCGGCCACCGAGCAAATAGCCATTGTTGATGAAATTGCCTATCCGAATAAGGCAAAGCCTGAGGTGCAGCCGGGAGTTGTTTTCTTTAACAGAATGCGTGATTTAACTGCTTCTGGCTTTTACACCACCGAAATGGGTGTAAAAGATATTGGTTATGTAGGCAACTCACCAAACCAATGGGCTGGCGTGCCTGCCGATGTATTGAAACAGTACGGTATGCAAAATGTAACGATATAA